The Salegentibacter mishustinae genome includes a window with the following:
- the gndA gene encoding NADP-dependent phosphogluconate dehydrogenase — MAVYVMMGVSGSGKTTIGKLLAEKLDLPFYDADDFHPPENVEKMKNGIPLEDKDRKGWLKVLAQNIIRWNKNGGAVLACSALKEKYRKQLTSIPEKELYWIFLQAEFQVILNRLKSRKGHYFKPEMLNSQFETLEEPTYGLRINVNTSEENILKEIMANLNLPEAEIGLIGLGVMGKSLALNLLSKGFKVSVFNRHVPGKEEGIAKDFVQENAEKFIFKGFDDLQDFVKSLQRPRKIILMVNAGAAVDTVIENLLPCLDKGDIITDGGNSHYKDTLRREQALQEQGVHLMGCGISGGEEGALKGPSVMPGGSVEAYKQLGPFLEKIAAKDKNGNPCCTHIGPDGAGHFVKMLHNGIEYGEMQLIAEIYHLLRFYTQINPEAIADLFEVWNREMKSYLLEISVDILRKKENEGFLIDKVLDAAKQKGTGGWSTNAALELGVPLDTITAAVLARNISGMKEIRIEASKLYNPSNNQEGKLDEIKEELFRAYKSASIINHAIGYDLLRVASSEYNWKLNLSEISRVWTNGCIIRSGLMEDLVEVFKDSDAHLLLDKNMISAIKQYQASLTNIVATSLQAGYSVPFLSAAANYLLNFTSAQNAANMIQAQRDYFGAHTYERNDKPRGEFFHTQWKSNN; from the coding sequence ATGGCGGTATATGTTATGATGGGCGTTTCTGGATCTGGTAAAACTACCATCGGAAAATTGCTTGCAGAGAAACTAGATCTGCCCTTTTACGATGCCGATGATTTTCATCCTCCGGAAAATGTGGAAAAGATGAAAAACGGGATTCCACTGGAGGATAAGGATAGAAAAGGTTGGTTAAAGGTTTTGGCTCAAAACATTATAAGGTGGAACAAAAATGGTGGAGCGGTATTGGCTTGCTCAGCTTTAAAAGAGAAGTACCGAAAACAATTAACATCAATTCCTGAAAAGGAATTGTACTGGATTTTTCTTCAGGCGGAATTTCAGGTGATCTTAAACAGGTTAAAATCCAGAAAAGGACATTATTTTAAGCCTGAAATGCTCAACTCTCAATTTGAAACCCTGGAAGAACCAACTTATGGATTAAGAATTAACGTAAATACTTCTGAAGAAAATATTTTAAAAGAAATTATGGCGAATTTAAATCTTCCCGAAGCAGAAATCGGGCTTATTGGTCTTGGAGTAATGGGAAAGAGTCTTGCTCTAAACCTGCTTTCAAAAGGTTTTAAGGTATCGGTTTTTAATCGGCACGTTCCCGGTAAAGAAGAAGGTATCGCTAAAGATTTTGTGCAGGAAAACGCTGAAAAATTCATCTTTAAAGGTTTTGACGATTTACAGGATTTTGTGAAATCACTACAACGCCCCAGGAAGATAATATTAATGGTAAATGCCGGCGCTGCCGTTGATACAGTAATAGAAAACCTGCTTCCTTGTTTAGATAAAGGAGATATCATTACCGATGGCGGTAATTCTCATTATAAAGATACTTTGCGGAGGGAACAGGCTTTACAGGAGCAGGGAGTTCATTTAATGGGCTGCGGTATATCTGGCGGCGAAGAAGGAGCTTTAAAAGGCCCCTCTGTGATGCCTGGTGGTTCTGTGGAAGCCTATAAGCAATTGGGGCCATTTCTGGAAAAAATAGCGGCCAAAGATAAGAATGGAAATCCATGCTGTACCCATATAGGACCAGACGGCGCCGGGCATTTTGTAAAAATGCTGCACAATGGAATTGAGTATGGCGAAATGCAACTTATTGCTGAAATTTATCATCTTTTGCGCTTTTATACCCAAATTAATCCTGAAGCGATAGCCGATCTTTTTGAAGTCTGGAACAGAGAAATGAAAAGCTATTTGTTAGAAATTTCGGTGGATATTCTTCGGAAAAAAGAAAATGAAGGTTTTCTTATAGATAAAGTCCTGGATGCTGCGAAGCAAAAGGGGACAGGTGGTTGGTCTACTAACGCAGCTTTAGAGCTTGGAGTGCCTTTAGATACAATTACGGCAGCGGTTTTGGCCAGGAATATTTCAGGAATGAAGGAAATTCGAATAGAAGCTTCGAAATTATATAACCCCTCAAATAATCAAGAAGGGAAATTAGATGAGATTAAAGAAGAATTATTTCGCGCCTATAAATCAGCGAGTATTATTAATCATGCAATAGGTTATGATCTTCTTCGAGTTGCGTCTTCAGAATACAACTGGAAGCTCAATTTATCAGAAATTTCCAGGGTTTGGACCAATGGCTGCATCATAAGATCTGGCTTAATGGAAGATCTGGTAGAAGTTTTTAAAGATTCAGATGCCCATTTATTACTGGATAAAAATATGATATCAGCAATAAAACAGTATCAGGCTTCATTAACCAATATAGTTGCTACCTCATTGCAGGCGGGTTATAGCGTTCCGTTCTTATCAGCTGCCGCGAACTACCTATTAAATTTTACTTCAGCACAAAATGCAGCAAATATGATACAGGCGCAACGAGATTATTTTGGAGCTCATACTTATGAGCGAAACGATAAACCGCGAGGTGAATTTTTTCATACCCAATGGAAAAGCAATAATTAA
- a CDS encoding glycosyltransferase yields MQCLLVIGCVWPEPNSSAAGSRMLQLLEFFLAENYKITFVTTAARSEFAVDLEKMNIASEVIKMNHPSFDELLKNVQPDLVLFDRFMTEEQFGWRVDENCPEAIKILDTEDLHFLRKTRIEAFKKNKNSKDLYFDAEITKREIASIYRCDLSLIISEAEIKLLQEEFRISSKLLYYLPFQLEPISEEEKINLPGFEQRNNFISIGNFLHEPNWNAILYLKEEIWPLIRKEVPGAKLYIYGAYPSQKVWNLHNEKEGFIVKGRAENAEAIMRNAKVCLAPIRFGAGLKGKLIQAMQCGTPAVTTSIGAEGIPGDLAWNGYITNDQQEFAKKAVCLYTEENLWKDAIENGFRIINSRFNKIEHQQEFSKKLAELIQNISVYRRENFVGRMLQHHQHRSTYFMAKFIEEKEKSKLL; encoded by the coding sequence ATGCAGTGTCTTCTTGTTATTGGTTGTGTTTGGCCCGAACCTAATTCTTCTGCCGCCGGTAGCCGTATGCTTCAATTACTGGAATTTTTTCTTGCTGAAAATTATAAGATCACCTTTGTAACTACCGCGGCCAGAAGTGAATTTGCTGTAGATCTGGAAAAAATGAATATTGCTTCTGAAGTGATTAAAATGAATCATCCTTCATTTGATGAATTATTAAAAAATGTTCAACCAGATCTAGTGCTTTTTGATCGATTTATGACCGAAGAGCAATTTGGCTGGAGAGTAGATGAAAATTGTCCGGAAGCCATTAAAATTCTGGATACGGAAGATCTTCATTTCTTACGAAAAACAAGAATAGAAGCTTTTAAGAAGAATAAAAACTCAAAAGATCTTTATTTTGATGCCGAAATCACAAAAAGGGAGATCGCGAGCATTTATCGTTGTGATCTTAGTCTCATAATTTCGGAAGCTGAAATAAAATTACTGCAAGAGGAATTTAGAATAAGTTCTAAACTTCTGTACTATCTTCCTTTCCAGCTGGAACCCATTTCCGAAGAAGAGAAAATTAACCTGCCTGGATTCGAACAGCGTAATAATTTTATAAGTATTGGTAATTTTCTTCACGAACCCAACTGGAATGCCATTCTATATCTAAAAGAGGAAATTTGGCCATTGATAAGAAAGGAAGTACCCGGGGCGAAACTTTATATTTACGGCGCTTATCCCTCCCAGAAAGTCTGGAATTTGCATAATGAGAAAGAAGGATTTATCGTAAAAGGCCGGGCTGAAAATGCTGAAGCTATAATGCGAAATGCAAAAGTTTGTCTCGCACCAATAAGATTTGGCGCCGGTTTAAAAGGAAAACTCATTCAGGCAATGCAATGCGGCACACCTGCTGTAACTACCTCAATTGGAGCTGAAGGAATTCCAGGAGATTTAGCCTGGAATGGATATATCACCAACGATCAGCAAGAATTTGCAAAAAAAGCCGTGTGTTTATATACCGAGGAAAATCTTTGGAAAGATGCAATAGAAAATGGATTTAGAATTATTAATTCAAGATTTAACAAAATAGAACATCAACAGGAATTTTCTAAAAAATTAGCTGAGCTTATTCAGAATATAAGTGTTTACAGAAGAGAGAATTTTGTGGGTAGAATGCTACAACATCATCAGCATAGAAGCACTTATTTTATGGCTAAATTCATAGAAGAAAAGGAGAAAAGTAAACTACTTTAA
- a CDS encoding NHL repeat-containing protein has translation MMKIHTFKLLLLSLMICSGLYAQSTSAKLIKKVEGFSHPESVVFNQDKNEYYISNMADREEGDGFISRVSAEGEIIELKWIDGLKDPKGLLIKDDKVYVTNNNELIEISIEDSKILRRIQVEGSKSLNDITVDAVGNIFISDSGKSAIYLMPGDSANMMIPEDKNGEIIEYLDSTRLEYVNGLFAQKDHLYAAAWGENNDGNFLKVDMDTREIEKISKEGIGNLDGVQPVGEDAFYISDWGTGKIHLIKKDGEIVEVLTSEKSAGDIFFDVEKDQLLLPMNHQNAVWWYQLQ, from the coding sequence ATGATGAAAATACATACATTCAAATTGCTTTTACTAAGCTTAATGATATGCAGCGGACTTTATGCGCAAAGCACGTCGGCTAAACTGATTAAGAAAGTTGAAGGTTTCAGTCATCCGGAATCGGTGGTTTTTAATCAAGATAAAAACGAATATTATATTTCGAATATGGCCGATAGGGAAGAAGGCGATGGATTTATCTCCAGGGTTTCTGCTGAAGGTGAAATTATAGAGCTAAAATGGATAGATGGCTTAAAAGATCCAAAAGGTTTGCTGATAAAAGACGATAAAGTTTATGTAACCAATAATAATGAACTTATTGAGATTAGTATTGAAGATTCAAAAATACTTCGTAGAATCCAGGTAGAAGGCTCAAAATCATTAAACGATATCACTGTTGATGCTGTTGGAAATATTTTCATTTCAGATTCAGGGAAGAGTGCTATTTATTTAATGCCTGGCGATTCAGCAAATATGATGATCCCTGAAGATAAAAATGGCGAAATAATTGAATATTTAGATAGCACGAGATTAGAATATGTAAACGGACTTTTTGCACAGAAAGATCATCTTTACGCAGCTGCCTGGGGAGAAAATAACGATGGTAATTTTCTGAAAGTGGATATGGATACTCGTGAAATCGAGAAAATATCAAAAGAAGGAATTGGAAATCTGGATGGAGTACAACCGGTTGGTGAAGATGCATTTTATATTTCAGACTGGGGTACAGGAAAAATTCATCTTATAAAAAAAGATGGTGAAATAGTTGAAGTCTTAACCTCTGAAAAAAGCGCAGGAGACATCTTTTTTGATGTTGAAAAAGATCAATTATTACTACCAATGAATCATCAAAACGCTGTTTGGTGGTACCAGTTGCAATAA
- a CDS encoding GreA/GreB family elongation factor, producing MSRGFVKEDDQEEAPIIPPRAALPAGETNYVTPNGLKELKNEEEALIEERANLDKQNDTERRRAQAVIDGKLKLLRERISTARLLKPEDQPADEVRFGALVELLQNGNKQEFQIVGVDEANVKKQKIAFVAPIAKAVTGKKVGDKVDFKLGEEIRKLEILKITY from the coding sequence ATGAGTAGAGGATTTGTTAAAGAAGACGACCAGGAAGAAGCTCCAATAATTCCGCCCAGAGCGGCGTTACCGGCGGGAGAAACAAATTATGTTACGCCAAACGGTTTAAAAGAATTAAAAAATGAAGAAGAAGCGCTTATTGAGGAAAGAGCCAATCTTGATAAACAAAATGATACCGAAAGAAGAAGGGCACAGGCAGTTATAGACGGAAAACTAAAACTTTTGCGGGAAAGAATTAGTACTGCAAGATTATTAAAACCGGAAGACCAGCCTGCAGACGAGGTTCGTTTTGGTGCATTAGTAGAATTATTACAGAATGGAAATAAACAGGAGTTTCAAATTGTAGGTGTAGATGAAGCCAATGTAAAAAAGCAAAAGATCGCTTTTGTGGCACCTATTGCTAAAGCCGTTACGGGAAAGAAGGTTGGCGATAAAGTAGACTTTAAACTGGGGGAAGAAATTCGAAAGCTAGAAATTCTAAAAATAACCTACTAA
- a CDS encoding GntP family permease: protein MELQLLFAVFAGIALLLFLILKLKIQAFLSLLIVCIAVGIFAGMPATEILETMKDGMGSTLGFVATVVGLGALFGGVLEQSGGAQRLASFLLKKTGDKRAPWAMMVTGFAVAIPVFFDVAFIILVPVTYALSKRTGKSLLLYALPLLAGLAITHAFIPPTPGPIAVADILGADLGWVIVFGFLAGIPAAIISGPIFARFISKRIKIEPKTFSEEIEYDEEKAPSPGLIISIILIPIFLIVANTLVQSPLFDGVSIPGSILYTIELVGHPFSALIIANLIAWYFLGVKRGMQKEFLKKVATKSFQAAGIIILLTGAGGAFKQILINTGAGEMIADALNNAWFNPLLFGFIVAALVRVLQGSSTVAMITAAGITAPVLTGGEYSMAQTSLIVIAIASGASILSHVNDSGFWLVGQYLGLTEKQTFKTWTVMTTLIAVVGLLVSLILWFLI, encoded by the coding sequence ATGGAACTACAATTACTCTTTGCTGTTTTTGCCGGAATCGCTCTTTTGCTATTCCTTATTTTAAAATTAAAAATACAGGCATTTTTATCTCTTTTAATTGTTTGTATAGCCGTTGGAATTTTTGCAGGAATGCCCGCTACCGAAATCCTGGAGACTATGAAAGACGGGATGGGAAGCACACTTGGCTTTGTAGCGACGGTAGTTGGCTTGGGGGCTTTATTTGGTGGAGTTTTAGAACAATCTGGTGGTGCACAACGTTTGGCTTCCTTCTTACTAAAGAAAACCGGTGATAAAAGAGCACCCTGGGCAATGATGGTTACCGGTTTTGCAGTGGCCATTCCCGTTTTCTTTGATGTTGCTTTTATTATTTTGGTACCCGTAACTTATGCCCTGAGCAAGAGAACAGGAAAATCGCTTTTGCTATATGCATTGCCTTTATTGGCCGGTTTGGCAATTACTCACGCTTTTATTCCGCCAACTCCGGGACCAATTGCGGTTGCCGATATTCTGGGAGCCGATTTGGGCTGGGTAATCGTTTTTGGTTTCCTGGCAGGAATTCCCGCCGCAATTATCAGCGGACCTATTTTTGCTCGTTTTATTTCAAAAAGAATAAAAATTGAACCAAAAACATTTTCTGAAGAGATTGAATACGATGAAGAAAAAGCACCATCCCCGGGACTTATTATTTCTATAATTCTAATTCCTATTTTCCTAATTGTGGCAAATACTTTAGTGCAAAGTCCTTTATTTGATGGAGTTTCAATTCCGGGAAGTATTTTATATACCATAGAATTAGTAGGACATCCTTTTTCAGCTTTAATTATTGCGAATCTTATTGCCTGGTATTTTTTAGGTGTTAAACGAGGAATGCAAAAGGAATTTTTAAAGAAAGTGGCTACAAAATCTTTTCAGGCAGCAGGAATAATAATCTTACTTACCGGCGCCGGCGGTGCTTTTAAACAAATCCTGATCAATACCGGTGCTGGTGAAATGATTGCTGATGCATTAAACAATGCCTGGTTTAATCCTTTGCTTTTTGGATTTATTGTAGCAGCGCTGGTGCGGGTTTTACAGGGATCTTCTACCGTAGCTATGATCACCGCTGCAGGTATTACCGCACCCGTTCTAACAGGTGGTGAGTATTCTATGGCCCAAACTTCACTAATTGTTATTGCGATTGCCTCAGGAGCTTCAATATTATCTCACGTAAATGATAGTGGATTTTGGTTGGTGGGACAATACTTGGGACTCACCGAAAAACAAACTTTTAAAACCTGGACGGTAATGACCACCTTGATTGCGGTTGTAGGTCTTTTAGTTTCCCTAATTCTATGGTTTTTGATCTAA
- a CDS encoding SLC13 family permease — MSLEIAILFLIIIVVIILFALEVFPVDKIAFFILAALLLTNLVSPEEAISGFSSPATITVLALMIIAIGLETNGVIDWLASGLKNLRVLPVFLMVPVFMFIAGSISAFINTTAVVIVFIKIITELSARYDIPNSKLLLPISFAGIIGGSCTLMGTSTNLIVNAVAIDRGVERFGFFEFTWYGVIFMVITIVVVSSMIKFLPRSKKTKISEDYNLDEYITKVIIKSNSSAIGKSIGESFLSDEDDIEVLRLKRNGIINDWPGKFTTLKDGDQLLLRCNLENLLKLKDAEGFTVIKEEDNKKLADPIIDSEELEENVQVVEILMLPNSPLIGKSIKTVGWYDLHGAVPLAIRKRRNFRNPRRRIFNRGKDEIELRVGDRLLVEVSESALEELQKIENVTILQQHKNIEVTTVTKRYLSLGILLVVIGLSAFSIFPILKSAIIGCFLMIFTKCIDLGKIYEQVNWQIIFLLAGMIPLGVAMNNTGADQWISDQLLLVFENQTDTIIIGILFLVTMILSGFISNNATAIIITPIAISIAASMQMDPKPFILSVLFASNFSFFTPVGYQTNTIIYGMGIYRFRHFFIIGGLVSLVLWVTASLLLSASF; from the coding sequence ATGAGCCTCGAGATAGCCATATTGTTTTTGATTATAATTGTGGTGATCATTCTATTTGCCCTGGAAGTCTTTCCTGTAGATAAAATTGCTTTTTTTATTCTAGCAGCGCTTTTACTCACAAATTTGGTAAGTCCCGAAGAAGCTATTTCAGGATTTTCAAGTCCTGCAACTATCACCGTGCTGGCTTTAATGATTATCGCCATTGGGCTGGAAACCAACGGAGTTATAGACTGGTTGGCTAGCGGCCTCAAAAATTTACGAGTGCTCCCCGTTTTTCTAATGGTTCCTGTTTTTATGTTTATTGCAGGAAGCATTTCAGCTTTTATCAATACTACGGCCGTGGTGATTGTTTTTATTAAAATTATTACAGAGTTATCTGCCCGGTACGATATCCCAAATTCAAAATTACTCTTACCTATTTCTTTTGCCGGAATTATTGGAGGAAGCTGCACGCTTATGGGTACTTCTACCAACCTTATTGTGAATGCTGTAGCAATAGATCGCGGTGTAGAACGCTTTGGCTTTTTTGAATTTACCTGGTATGGTGTAATTTTTATGGTAATTACCATAGTTGTAGTGAGCTCTATGATCAAATTCCTGCCCAGAAGCAAAAAAACAAAAATTAGTGAAGACTATAATCTGGATGAATATATCACCAAAGTAATTATTAAAAGTAACTCCAGCGCGATTGGAAAGAGTATTGGAGAAAGCTTTTTGTCTGATGAAGACGATATTGAAGTTTTGAGACTTAAGAGAAATGGAATTATTAATGACTGGCCAGGAAAATTTACCACGCTTAAAGACGGAGATCAACTTTTATTGCGTTGCAACCTTGAAAATTTATTAAAATTAAAAGATGCAGAAGGTTTTACCGTAATTAAAGAAGAAGACAATAAGAAACTGGCAGATCCTATTATCGATTCTGAAGAGTTGGAGGAAAACGTACAGGTAGTAGAAATTCTAATGTTACCAAACTCTCCCCTCATTGGTAAAAGTATTAAAACAGTGGGGTGGTACGATCTTCACGGGGCTGTTCCTCTAGCCATTAGAAAACGTAGAAACTTTAGAAACCCGAGGAGAAGAATTTTTAACCGTGGAAAGGATGAAATTGAATTAAGGGTTGGAGATCGTTTACTGGTAGAAGTTAGCGAAAGCGCTTTGGAAGAGTTGCAAAAAATTGAAAACGTCACTATCCTGCAACAGCATAAAAATATTGAAGTTACCACAGTCACAAAAAGATATCTTTCTTTAGGAATTTTATTAGTGGTTATTGGACTCTCTGCATTTTCTATTTTCCCAATATTAAAAAGCGCAATTATTGGTTGCTTTCTTATGATTTTCACTAAATGTATAGACCTTGGTAAGATCTATGAGCAGGTAAACTGGCAAATTATTTTCCTGCTGGCAGGGATGATTCCCCTGGGTGTGGCTATGAATAATACCGGTGCAGACCAATGGATCTCAGATCAATTACTGCTGGTTTTTGAAAATCAAACCGATACTATTATTATTGGAATTTTATTTCTGGTAACCATGATCTTAAGCGGATTTATCTCTAACAATGCCACGGCAATTATAATCACACCTATCGCAATAAGTATTGCTGCTAGTATGCAAATGGATCCTAAGCCTTTTATACTTTCGGTTCTATTTGCTTCCAATTTTAGCTTTTTTACGCCGGTTGGCTACCAAACAAATACCATAATTTACGGAATGGGTATTTATCGCTTTAGGCATTTCTTTATTATTGGTGGCCTTGTATCTCTGGTACTTTGGGTAACAGCCTCCCTCCTGCTTTCTGCTAGTTTTTAA
- a CDS encoding aspartate kinase, translating into MKVLKFGGTSVGSVESIRNVKNILASREGKKVLVLSAMAGVTNKLVEITELIKSEDNLAIANIIAELKEKHENTIDSLINEPELNIQAKNFVSKVLNNLKEVCKSNYSERVYAEVVTTGETMLTYIFSTFLTNSGIQNNFLNAKEFMQVSNLENPDTNLVGKLFQKSIENLEASDIYITQGFVRLDAQNSISTLKRGGSDYSATILAAAVEAEEVQIWTDIDGFHNNDPRYVENTHAIAELSFEEASELAYFGAKILHPQTISPVIKKQIPLFLKNTFTPDLPGTRISAEIHSRGLKAISAKDGITAIKIKSNRMLMAHGFLKKIFEVFDKYETAIDMITTSEIAISLTIDDDRNLNEILEELNDYGEITVEKDHSIICIVGEGLIEDKSTSRLFELLNDISVRMISYGGSNNNISLLVDTKNKVQTLKGLNRKLFEERIMPQFV; encoded by the coding sequence ATGAAAGTATTAAAGTTTGGTGGAACATCTGTAGGCTCTGTAGAGAGCATCAGGAATGTAAAAAATATTTTAGCATCCAGGGAAGGGAAGAAGGTTCTTGTTCTTTCTGCTATGGCGGGGGTGACAAATAAATTGGTGGAGATCACTGAACTTATTAAATCTGAAGATAATTTAGCAATTGCTAATATTATTGCTGAATTAAAAGAAAAGCACGAAAATACCATTGATTCACTTATAAATGAACCTGAGCTAAACATCCAGGCGAAGAACTTTGTAAGTAAAGTACTTAACAATTTAAAGGAGGTTTGTAAAAGTAATTATTCAGAAAGAGTTTATGCTGAAGTGGTTACCACGGGCGAAACCATGCTCACTTACATTTTCTCTACATTTTTAACTAATTCAGGAATTCAGAATAATTTTCTGAATGCTAAGGAATTTATGCAAGTCTCAAACCTTGAAAATCCCGATACTAATTTAGTAGGAAAGCTTTTTCAAAAGAGCATAGAAAACCTTGAAGCATCAGACATTTATATTACTCAGGGTTTTGTTAGATTAGATGCACAGAACTCAATTAGCACATTAAAAAGAGGTGGTAGCGATTATAGCGCAACTATTCTGGCTGCAGCGGTAGAGGCTGAAGAAGTCCAGATCTGGACTGATATTGATGGTTTTCATAATAACGATCCAAGATATGTTGAAAATACGCACGCGATAGCCGAGTTAAGTTTTGAAGAAGCATCAGAGCTGGCTTATTTTGGAGCTAAGATTCTGCATCCACAAACTATTTCTCCGGTTATAAAAAAGCAAATTCCGTTATTCTTAAAAAATACATTTACACCTGATCTTCCGGGAACAAGAATTTCCGCAGAGATCCACTCCCGGGGGCTTAAAGCGATTTCGGCAAAGGACGGAATTACCGCCATTAAGATCAAATCGAATAGAATGTTGATGGCACACGGTTTTCTTAAAAAAATATTTGAAGTCTTTGATAAGTATGAAACCGCAATTGATATGATTACCACTTCAGAAATTGCGATTTCCCTAACCATAGACGACGACAGGAATTTAAATGAGATCCTGGAAGAATTAAACGACTATGGTGAGATTACCGTAGAGAAAGATCATAGTATTATTTGTATTGTGGGCGAAGGCCTTATTGAAGATAAAAGCACCAGTCGCTTATTTGAATTACTAAATGATATTTCTGTGAGAATGATTTCTTACGGTGGTAGCAATAACAACATTTCTCTGTTGGTAGATACAAAAAACAAGGTGCAGACCTTAAAGGGTCTAAACCGAAAATTGTTTGAGGAGCGAATAATGCCTCAATTTGTTTGA